The DNA window GGATAAAGGCATAAATGTTCTTATTTATAGTCTTTACTAGCATAAATCCCAAGCACTTAGGACTACAAAGCAAACTAGTATGATCTGCCAGTTATGGCTTGTTGGGCTATGTTGTTTGAACTGCCGTTTCAGACAGAAGATTGATTATCGCCTCTCATAATGTTTCCTGCAAAATTAGTTTTATTTGGAGGTAATTGACAATGCTTGTGCTAGGATATTTGATTTAAAAGATGTATGACGTGAACGGTGGGAGGTAATAGGGAATTGACCTATTCATAGAGTGATCCTATGATCGATACAAGATATAGACTAACTATGGCATTCTTTATTCTATTCTAgttctgaaaaaaataaaatagacgCACTTCTGCTTATTGGCTATTGCAAATCACACCAGTCAAAGATGTACCTATGTAGAAGCATACTGAGAGGTTAAGTTGTCCTTATGTATAATCtcaataaatttatcaaatacaTCATTGTTGGGCCCTTTGTTTCCTGCTACCCCTCTACTTTCAAGTTGTTCAGCCTCAGCTTCTGGATTAAACTGTTGAAATGGGTTGTATCTGTAAATCTTTGTGATATTCTCAAGTTGATATTTTTCATACTCAGTTGCTCTGCTATGTTGATAAAAGCTAAATTGGGCTAATTTGCTAATCACCGGTGTACCACGACTCAAACTTGTCAGATAAATTTCAACGctgcataatttaattttgtagaGCTTCCTTATTCCTTAAGCATCTTACTTTATTTTGTAATGAATCCTGATAATGTTAATCTTTATTTTTGGGCTGGGTATCTCTTACTTCAAATAATGCAccgagaaaatgaaaaaataatttgtataagCTTATCATCTCCAATATGTAACGATTATGGACTTGTGATCATTTAGTTTCCTTTGGTTTGATCTGTGTTTGCACTGGTGAACAATTTTTCCCTGTCACCTTTatgcttttcctttttattgctggattgttgaagttgtgaaatttttaatgatgctgaatgttttgttttattaaatgGTAATTTGATCTGCTAATATAGTTACCTTAACCTGTAGCTGTCGTTTACTGAAATGTTTAATTATGTCTGTTTCATTTCAGAGGTCATCTCAAATCACCATGGTCTCGTAGAAAGAGAAAACATGTCCTTGCACCCCTGCGGTGGAGAAGCTTTTTTACCCCCGATGGAAAGCTTCGTAATGGAGGAGTTAAATTTCTGAAGAAAGTTCGAAGTGGAGTGAGTTGCTGCACCttgatattttttgagaatcGCATTTTCCATGTATTCATTTATTTACATATTAGAACTTTTAAATGTTTGTTTGGAACTGTGAAAGGGAAGGAAAGCAAAATGAAGGGAAATGAGAAGAGGGAGTTTTAAAgagaaaatcattttctttcccTTGGTTAAGGTGAAAATAACacagttttcttttgtttggaGTCCAAAAGAGGAACGGAGTGGTGAATTGGAGTGTAGACTGCTTTGCTTTTCAAAATTTCTGttgattttctcctttccaAAGAGGAAAGAGAACCTTGTGGGACAAATTGCAGATCAGTTTTCTCTGTCGAAATCTTTTTCCTCAATTGTCAAACGCAAACCTAACAGCAGAAAACTTTACCatcttccttttctttctcttccCTACTGTCAATGTAAAGGGTTGGTTCGTTTACTGAACTTTGTTTCTCTTATGCAGGGAGTTGATCCTAGCATCAGGGCGGAGGTTTGGCCTTTTCTCCTCGGGGTGTAAGTTTATCCTCTCGTACTAGTTACCattattaaaattgaaatttggtTCATTCCGCACACTCCTTCCCCCCCTTTCTTCTTTCACTTTGGTGGGCCAATTTATTTTGCTTTACTTTCCAAGGGAGATGATGGAACTCCATTGTCCAGATTGATGACATTAAACTTTCTTCCAGTTCTGTCAATTAATTCGTTTCCATAATGAGTGAGACCAGTACTGCAGTTTTTCTACTGGATCTTTTAAATGAATCCTCTTATGAACCGGTTTCTGTATATTGTAGGGTCCCTGTTTCCTATTGATCTATACTATTAGGATTGTCTTCTACGGAAGATTATATAAAAGAAACCAAGCTCTGGTCACTAAGTCTgaaaataaattcattcattGGTGATTTAATGGGTTCTTAATTGCTTGTGTCTCTTTAGATCTATGCTGAGAAAGGTCAGACTCTATATAGCTTCTGTGATTTTTTAACTTGGTGGTGTGATGGGCAGGCAATGTTTTTGTAGGGTCTCCGTTTGTCTAATTACTCTATGTGTCAGAGTTTTATACTGGTGAAGGCTTGGGTCAGGACTGATAATTATTCCTTGTGTCTGTGCAGCTATGAATTGGACAGtaccaaaaaagaaagagacaCTGTAAGAAAAAAGAACAGGTAACGTCTCCAAATACATCTGCTCTACCTTGACAAAGGTGTCATACATGAAAATCTTTTTAATCTCTGCTTTTCAGTTGACAAGTTATAATCACCTTTCTATTATTAGTAGTTCCAATTCATTTTTGGACTCCCATAGTTCATACTCCTTAATGGTGCATAAATATGTGAATGCAGAAAGGAATATGTGATGCTTCGGAGGAAGTGCTGCCAACTACTGAGACACAATAGTGAAACCTTTAAAATGAAAGTGACGGGTGGAATTGGAAACAATGGAGACAGTGGAAATCTCATGGAAGGAATGGATTTTCCCGATTATGAAGATGTCAGTGCCCTGGAATCCCTCTCTAGTGGGGACCGGAGCCCATTTGTTGAGGATTCAGACAGTCACAGCAATTTAATGTTGGATGAATTTTCTAGTTCCAAACGAGCCATGGAGCCAAATGATGTCTCTGACTCTGAGTCGTCAGATTCTGATTCCTCTGCAGATCATGATGTGCATCATAGTTTCCTCTCTATAAGAAGCATGTATGATACAGCCGAAGTGCATTCCAAGGAGGACTCTTCTCCTTCAAAGACAGAAGTCCAGCCACAGCCCTGCAATGCAGAAGATTTTGCTACATGGCAACGAATAATTCGGGTTGATGCAGTTCGTGCTAATGAAGAATGGATAGCATATTCCACACCTCAGGCTGGAGTAGTATCAGATTGCCGGGCACGCTGTTCTGCGCAGGCTGTTGGACTGAAGGACTATGATCACCTCGAGCCCTCAAGGATCTTCCATGCTGCTCGGTTAGTTGCCATCCTTGAAGCCTATGCGCTTTATGACCCTGAAATTGGCTATTGCCAGGGAATGAGTGATTTGCTTTCACCAATAATTACTGTGATGACAGAGGACCATGAAGCTTTTTGGTGCTTCGTTGGTTTCATGAGGAAGGCTCGACATAACTTCAGGCTTGATGAGGTTGGAATCAGGAGGCaactaaatattatttctaagaTTATCAAACATAAGGATTCACATCTCTATAGGCACTTAGAGAAGCTTCAAGCAGAGGATTGTTTTTTTGTGTACAGGATGGTGGTAGTGCTCTTCAGGAGGGAATTAACTTTTGAGCAAACACTCTGCCTATGGGAGGTAATGTGGGCAGACCAGGTCGCTATTAGGGCTGGGATTGGGAAGTCTGCATGGAGTAGGATTAGGCAGCGTGCTCCACCAACAGATGATCTTTTGCTCTATGCAATTGCAGCATCTGTATTACAGAGGAGGAAACAAATCACTGAGAAGTATAGTAGCATGGATGAAATTTTAAGGGAGTGCAATAACATGGCTGGTCATCTTGATGTATGGAAGCTACTAGATGATGCCCATGATTTGGTGGTCACTCTCCATGACAAGATATAGACACCTTTCGTATAGTGCCTTCCAAAATTTTATACCACTTATTTATTCTCTTTGCTAAATTCAGCATTAGTGAGTCGGTGCTCTTCAAGTCTTCATGTTTTTGTGGTGAGGAAGAACTTTCTACCTGACAAGTGAAAACATTGCTCTGCTGCTGCTCTTTTTGGGTCAGAGATCGGGGTTATCTATTACTCGCAACTCTGCCGAGTACAGGCACTGCTATTTGCTCGATTTCAGTGTAGCCATTATTAGAAAGCCTGTGTTCCAGACTGTTCTACCATATGCtcaatatatatctttaaaGTTCTCATTTTTAATGCTTATAGAGTTATAGTTATAGGGTCTATTTAATACTGTAGTAGGAAAACTTATTC is part of the Solanum stenotomum isolate F172 chromosome 8, ASM1918654v1, whole genome shotgun sequence genome and encodes:
- the LOC125873311 gene encoding rab GTPase-activating protein 22-like — translated: MKALKRSQTPSSSNSPSPSSNSPSSSTATATAASSSSWIHLRSVLFVVASSSPAYCASSDRGHLKSPWSRRKRKHVLAPLRWRSFFTPDGKLRNGGVKFLKKVRSGGVDPSIRAEVWPFLLGVYELDSTKKERDTVRKKNRKEYVMLRRKCCQLLRHNSETFKMKVTGGIGNNGDSGNLMEGMDFPDYEDVSALESLSSGDRSPFVEDSDSHSNLMLDEFSSSKRAMEPNDVSDSESSDSDSSADHDVHHSFLSIRSMYDTAEVHSKEDSSPSKTEVQPQPCNAEDFATWQRIIRVDAVRANEEWIAYSTPQAGVVSDCRARCSAQAVGLKDYDHLEPSRIFHAARLVAILEAYALYDPEIGYCQGMSDLLSPIITVMTEDHEAFWCFVGFMRKARHNFRLDEVGIRRQLNIISKIIKHKDSHLYRHLEKLQAEDCFFVYRMVVVLFRRELTFEQTLCLWEVMWADQVAIRAGIGKSAWSRIRQRAPPTDDLLLYAIAASVLQRRKQITEKYSSMDEILRECNNMAGHLDVWKLLDDAHDLVVTLHDKI